A region from the Desulfosoma sp. genome encodes:
- a CDS encoding IS1380 family transposase produces MKKVDIEQSSKAFYSGHSGLVLVGHSINGSTDLCQRLEKEVPGRPVISHADVVKTYVGLLCMGKSDFEAAEGVSGDDWFKEALDIEKVPSQETLRQRFDKHARVFERLAGAASVELLERAQVPVTPLSTGDVALDLDVFCL; encoded by the coding sequence ATGAAAAAAGTCGATATTGAACAATCTTCCAAGGCCTTTTATAGCGGGCACTCGGGCCTGGTTCTTGTGGGCCATTCGATCAACGGCAGCACGGACCTCTGCCAACGGTTGGAAAAGGAAGTTCCGGGACGGCCGGTGATCTCTCATGCGGATGTGGTCAAGACGTATGTGGGGCTTTTGTGTATGGGGAAGAGTGACTTTGAAGCCGCCGAGGGGGTTTCCGGCGATGACTGGTTCAAAGAGGCTCTGGACATCGAAAAGGTTCCTTCGCAGGAAACCTTGCGACAGCGCTTCGACAAGCACGCGAGAGTTTTCGAACGTCTTGCCGGCGCCGCCAGCGTTGAACTGCTTGAGAGGGCCCAGGTTCCTGTAACGCCTCTTTCCACAGGGGATGTGGCTTTGGACCTGGATGTGTTTTGCCTGG
- a CDS encoding FkbM family methyltransferase: MEKEIKIMEKQIKIGNSVYTVFSDDNYLDAMGNDFEPHMVQLFRALIGPDDVVADIGANIGLTAILFSSLAKHTYAFEPSPSTFSILLGNLAKNSIANVEAINLGLGDKEEVTTITFAYNNRSGGYVSEKIRPETGHVSEEICIDTLDHFFSSKAPAPTFLKIDVEGFELNVIRGGALFLQRVRPVVVMEMNHFCLDVLQRVTVPDFLDFMRSVFPYLYAIDTDNRTIVDLHVPDKAYMVMHEHVVKHRFPNIVGGFGSELKEKLQRLEAAAIFKTPLLSRPIGKITTQASNTCVKAGSLFEISVSVVNESKETWYGYGDHPVFLSYHWTRNGNDFLIYDGIRTELMKPEVYPGETIEQQICVEAPKVPGKLKLVLTMVQEGVCWFEDRGLNPALLDIEIS, from the coding sequence ATGGAGAAAGAGATAAAAATTATGGAAAAGCAGATAAAAATTGGCAATTCGGTCTATACGGTTTTCTCGGATGACAATTACCTTGACGCCATGGGGAACGACTTCGAGCCGCACATGGTACAGCTGTTTCGTGCCCTGATTGGCCCGGATGATGTGGTGGCTGATATTGGTGCAAACATCGGCCTAACCGCAATCCTGTTTTCCTCGCTTGCGAAGCACACGTATGCCTTTGAGCCCAGCCCATCGACCTTTTCCATCCTGTTGGGTAATCTGGCCAAAAACAGCATTGCAAATGTGGAAGCGATCAATCTTGGCCTCGGGGACAAGGAAGAAGTCACGACCATAACGTTCGCTTATAACAATCGCTCGGGCGGCTATGTCAGCGAGAAGATCCGTCCGGAGACAGGACACGTCAGCGAGGAAATCTGTATTGACACACTCGACCATTTCTTTTCTTCCAAGGCGCCTGCACCAACTTTTTTGAAGATCGACGTTGAGGGCTTCGAGCTGAACGTAATTCGGGGGGGGGCGTTGTTCCTTCAACGCGTCCGTCCGGTCGTGGTGATGGAAATGAATCACTTCTGCCTTGATGTTCTACAGCGAGTTACAGTTCCCGATTTTCTTGACTTCATGCGCTCCGTTTTCCCCTATCTGTATGCCATTGATACCGACAACAGAACCATTGTCGATCTGCATGTGCCTGACAAGGCCTACATGGTGATGCACGAGCATGTGGTCAAACATCGGTTTCCGAACATTGTCGGCGGCTTCGGTTCCGAGCTCAAAGAAAAACTACAGAGACTTGAAGCAGCAGCAATCTTCAAAACGCCGCTCTTATCGAGACCAATCGGAAAAATCACCACGCAGGCATCTAACACCTGCGTCAAGGCGGGGAGTTTATTTGAGATCAGCGTCAGCGTAGTAAACGAAAGCAAAGAAACCTGGTACGGCTACGGTGATCATCCTGTTTTCCTGAGTTACCACTGGACAAGGAATGGCAATGACTTTTTGATTTATGACGGTATCCGAACCGAACTGATGAAGCCTGAAGTATATCCTGGCGAGACCATCGAGCAACAGATCTGCGTTGAAGCCCCTAAAGTGCCCGGGAAACTCAAGCTCGTACTAACCATGGTCCAGGAAGGGGTGTGTTGGTTCGAGGACAGGGGGCTTAACCCTGCGTTACTCGATATCGAGATATCATAG